One Tumebacillus sp. BK434 genomic window carries:
- a CDS encoding aspartyl-phosphate phosphatase Spo0E family protein, whose amino-acid sequence MTSSMLAVQIEGLRSEMIKVAERQGSLVDPQVVEISQQLDRLIMLMQQHKTFTASRLHKRPK is encoded by the coding sequence ATGACGAGCAGCATGCTCGCGGTGCAAATCGAAGGTTTACGATCGGAGATGATCAAGGTCGCCGAACGCCAAGGCAGCCTCGTCGACCCCCAAGTGGTCGAGATCAGCCAGCAGCTCGATCGTTTGATCATGCTGATGCAGCAACATAAAACGTTCACAGCCAGCCGACTGCACAAGCGTCCGAAGTGA
- the zapE gene encoding AFG1/ZapE family ATPase, giving the protein MEHIGSALGIAARLKGQVDYTPDYFRERLPHLRSLGVDDQTVKRGAILLLDLIKQERICGNCQGYDKCGKEGDAKGLYDYLDLYNDQLTVRTGPCNPYLKHIEMRETSSLREFSEKTLADKEYRFDNFPQEQARKHPELYAAAMEFASGYDHRRNPIESAAAFKGLYIFGSPGVGKTHLMLAVCNMLDDRQVPNIFVRADTIFDKLRGMAASGQDMEAVLEKYCTVPVLAIDEFAQERANEFTLDKMFRIINYRFSNKLPTLFTSNYEPPAVYKTFYDSTKTVDAMISRIVQMTRIGRLTGKDARLSQVEFLDA; this is encoded by the coding sequence ATGGAGCACATCGGTTCGGCGCTGGGCATCGCGGCGCGCCTGAAAGGGCAGGTCGACTATACGCCCGACTATTTCCGTGAGCGTCTGCCGCACCTGCGATCGCTTGGTGTGGACGACCAGACGGTCAAGCGCGGGGCGATTCTTTTGCTCGACCTGATCAAGCAGGAGCGCATCTGCGGCAACTGTCAGGGCTATGACAAATGCGGCAAAGAAGGCGACGCCAAAGGCCTCTATGATTACCTCGATCTGTACAACGACCAGTTGACCGTTCGCACCGGCCCTTGCAACCCCTATTTAAAACATATCGAAATGCGGGAGACATCGTCCTTGCGCGAGTTTTCCGAGAAGACGCTCGCCGACAAGGAATACCGCTTTGACAACTTCCCGCAGGAGCAGGCGCGCAAGCATCCGGAGCTGTATGCGGCGGCGATGGAATTCGCCAGCGGCTACGACCACCGCCGCAACCCGATCGAATCGGCGGCCGCCTTCAAAGGGCTGTACATCTTCGGGTCGCCCGGAGTCGGCAAAACGCACCTGATGCTGGCGGTCTGCAACATGCTCGACGATCGCCAGGTGCCGAACATCTTCGTCCGCGCCGACACGATTTTTGACAAACTGCGCGGCATGGCGGCGTCAGGGCAGGACATGGAAGCGGTGCTGGAAAAATACTGCACCGTGCCGGTGCTGGCGATCGACGAGTTCGCGCAGGAGCGGGCCAACGAGTTTACGCTCGACAAGATGTTCCGCATCATCAACTACCGCTTCTCAAACAAACTGCCGACCCTGTTCACGTCCAACTATGAACCGCCGGCCGTCTACAAAACGTTTTACGATTCCACAAAAACGGTCGATGCGATGATTTCGCGCATCGTCCAGATGACGCGTATCGGCCGCTTGACCGGCAAAGACGCGCGGCTGAGCCAAGTCGAATTCTTAGATGCCTGA
- a CDS encoding SNF2-related protein: MEKTRFVPDLDWQEEVADMLLARETSGEWDSWELFRLALEAERTRVVPNFDQLICLQQLPEITPFPHQIETAKKVLNELHGRAILADEVGLGKTIEAGLILKEYLIRGLVQKVLILVPSSLVIQWVRELSTKFKIQAWAQKNTYSWTDYDIVVSSIDTAKRDTHREIVLAQEWDLVIVDEAHKLKNRKSKNWELINTLRKKYLLLLTATPVQNDMKELYNLITLLKPGQLGSSTEYSSMFMQNKRLPKNRGELKEALAEVMIRNKRSEGGVQFTKRLVDSIMLDLSDDERELYDRVSEFIKQQYTAMREEGKGNVLQLINLQRQICSSPYAALVSLKGMKESEKTPAEIRERVHHLYALAESIPAYTKVNKCIELLKQIDDKVIIFTEYRATQDFILYMLQQNGIKAVMFRGGFKKSKKDWMTELFKNRFQVLVATEAGGEGINLQFCHHVINFDLPWNPMRVEQRIGRVHRLGQTQDVKVYNLSTRGTIEEHIVGLLNEKINMFELVIGELDLILGNLKVGRQFDADMMDLLVNGASQDELKAKYEELGQKLKEASIKM, from the coding sequence TTGGAAAAGACTCGCTTCGTGCCCGATTTGGACTGGCAAGAAGAGGTGGCCGACATGCTGTTGGCGCGTGAGACGAGCGGAGAGTGGGATTCGTGGGAGCTGTTCCGGCTGGCTCTGGAAGCGGAAAGGACGCGTGTGGTGCCCAATTTTGACCAGTTGATCTGCCTGCAGCAGCTGCCGGAGATCACGCCGTTCCCCCATCAGATCGAGACGGCGAAAAAAGTGCTGAATGAGCTGCACGGGCGGGCGATATTGGCCGATGAAGTCGGGCTTGGCAAGACGATTGAGGCCGGGTTGATTTTGAAGGAGTATTTGATTCGCGGCTTGGTGCAGAAAGTGTTGATCTTGGTGCCCTCTTCGTTGGTGATTCAATGGGTGCGGGAGTTGAGCACGAAGTTCAAGATTCAGGCGTGGGCGCAGAAGAACACGTACAGTTGGACAGATTATGACATCGTGGTCAGCTCGATCGATACGGCGAAGCGTGATACGCATCGGGAGATCGTGCTCGCGCAGGAATGGGATCTGGTGATTGTCGACGAGGCGCACAAACTGAAGAATCGGAAGTCGAAGAACTGGGAATTGATCAACACACTGCGCAAAAAGTATCTGCTCCTGCTGACGGCCACTCCGGTGCAGAATGATATGAAGGAATTGTACAACCTGATCACGCTGTTGAAGCCGGGGCAATTGGGCTCTTCGACAGAGTATTCGAGCATGTTTATGCAGAATAAGCGGCTGCCGAAGAATCGCGGGGAATTAAAGGAAGCGCTCGCGGAGGTGATGATTCGGAACAAGCGCTCGGAAGGCGGTGTGCAGTTTACGAAGCGCCTCGTCGACTCGATCATGCTGGACTTGTCGGATGATGAGCGGGAGTTGTATGACCGTGTCAGCGAGTTTATTAAGCAGCAGTATACGGCGATGCGCGAAGAAGGAAAAGGCAATGTGCTGCAGCTGATCAATCTGCAGCGGCAGATCTGCTCCTCCCCTTATGCTGCTCTGGTGTCTTTAAAAGGCATGAAGGAAAGCGAGAAGACGCCGGCGGAGATACGGGAGCGGGTGCATCATCTGTATGCGCTGGCGGAGAGCATTCCGGCCTATACGAAGGTGAACAAGTGCATTGAGTTGCTGAAGCAGATCGATGACAAGGTGATTATTTTTACGGAGTATCGGGCGACACAGGACTTTATCTTGTACATGCTGCAGCAAAATGGGATCAAGGCGGTCATGTTCCGCGGCGGATTTAAGAAGAGCAAGAAAGATTGGATGACAGAACTGTTTAAAAATCGCTTTCAGGTGCTGGTCGCGACGGAGGCGGGCGGCGAAGGGATCAACCTGCAGTTTTGCCATCATGTGATCAACTTTGACTTGCCATGGAATCCGATGCGAGTCGAGCAAAGGATCGGACGGGTGCATCGGCTGGGTCAGACTCAAGACGTCAAGGTCTATAATTTGTCGACGCGCGGGACGATCGAGGAGCATATTGTCGGATTGCTGAATGAGAAGATCAATATGTTTGAGCTGGTGATTGGGGAGCTGGATTTGATCCTCGGGAACTTGAAAGTGGGCAGGCAGTTTGATGCCGATATGATGGATCTGCTGGTAAACGGCGCTTCGCAGGATGAACTGAAGGCGAAGTATGAGGAGCTTGGACAAAAGCTGAAAGAGGCTTCGATCAAAATGTAA
- a CDS encoding ACT domain-containing protein, whose translation MSSKRRRFYLVAEDIMPEAMIKTVHVKDMLARGEANTVHDAVNLAGLSRSAFYKYRDLVFLYEEEGQGRLITLSLILEHRQGVLSAVLNAIAKHGGNIITINQGIPMSQAAHLTMTVEVQHLTSSVDELLESLEALQGVRKAEVVGYS comes from the coding sequence TTGAGTTCCAAGCGGCGCCGCTTTTACCTGGTCGCAGAAGACATCATGCCAGAAGCGATGATCAAGACCGTTCATGTCAAAGACATGCTGGCGCGCGGCGAGGCCAATACTGTGCACGATGCGGTGAATCTGGCCGGACTGTCGCGATCCGCATTTTATAAATACCGCGATCTTGTGTTCCTGTACGAAGAAGAAGGGCAGGGCAGGCTGATCACCTTGTCGCTGATCCTCGAGCACCGCCAAGGCGTCCTGTCGGCTGTGCTCAACGCGATCGCCAAGCACGGCGGCAACATCATCACGATCAACCAGGGCATCCCGATGAGCCAGGCGGCGCATTTGACGATGACCGTTGAAGTGCAGCATCTGACCAGCTCGGTCGATGAACTGCTGGAGAGCCTCGAAGCGCTGCAAGGTGTCCGCAAGGCGGAAGTGGTCGGCTACTCCTAA
- a CDS encoding shikimate kinase produces MERRLYLIGFMGTGKTTIGHALAEELGADLYDTDAEIAQAQGLPIAELFAEQGEAHFRKLEHDMLSELSRRDPAVITTGGGAVLSAANRELMKASGMVVHLTASLDEIVRRVEQDANRPLLQGERPLRARVEELLAARAGLYDFANWTVDTTGRSIRSITAEIKQNLASSSR; encoded by the coding sequence ATGGAGAGGCGACTCTATTTGATCGGATTTATGGGCACGGGCAAGACCACCATCGGGCATGCCCTCGCCGAAGAGCTGGGCGCTGATTTGTACGACACCGACGCGGAGATCGCACAGGCCCAAGGTCTGCCGATCGCCGAGCTGTTTGCCGAGCAGGGGGAGGCGCATTTTCGCAAGCTCGAACACGACATGCTCTCCGAACTCTCCCGGCGCGACCCGGCGGTGATCACGACGGGCGGGGGAGCGGTGCTGTCGGCTGCGAACCGCGAACTGATGAAAGCCAGCGGCATGGTCGTCCACCTGACCGCTTCGCTCGATGAGATCGTGCGCCGCGTCGAGCAGGATGCGAACCGACCGCTCCTGCAGGGGGAACGCCCGCTGCGCGCCCGCGTGGAAGAGCTGCTCGCGGCCCGGGCCGGACTGTATGATTTTGCGAATTGGACGGTGGACACGACTGGCCGCTCGATTCGGTCGATCACGGCAGAAATCAAACAAAATCTGGCTAGTTCTTCGCGTTGA
- the asnB gene encoding asparagine synthase (glutamine-hydrolyzing): MCGIVGMYNKTGQPVDQNVLERMHAQIVHRGPDDAGMHFEGPVGLGFRRLSIIDLEGGHQPMPNEDGTVWISFNGEIYNYKELRKGLIERGHKFQTEADTEVIVHLYEEKGPDCVKELRGMFAFAIVDTRNDLVLVARDHFGIKPCYYTETDESIVWGSEIKSLLEAPGVAREVNPESFWNYLTFQYAPDPLTMFKGIHKLPAAHYMVIKGGKIKEITRYWDLKFEPEDRPLSYYIEGTQEILRNSVKAHMNSEVPRGAFLSSGVDSSTIVSLLKELEQVKTFTVGFEGAGGQSEIAYARETANILGTEHRDTIITAKEYLDVLPRLMFHQDEPVADPSAIALYFVAELASRYITVVLSGEGADEVFGGYTIYREPLSLKMFDYLPMSMRRTLGSMAEKFPEGMKGRSFLMRGGKTLQERFVGNAFIFGEQMKEEFVRLNPEQMGLRRYLDVTQPYYDRAARYDDVTKMQYIDFHTWLPGDILMKADKMTMANSLELRVPFLDKEVFEFAAKIPAQYRTMNGTTKYVLREAVRDILPKEVAERPKLGFPVPTRHWLKKEHYQWARELIDASPIDHLINKQYVMQLLEDHKNGVRDNARKVWTILVFMMWHQIYVERSVTITPQVPPTVKTRREQNAPLAAY; the protein is encoded by the coding sequence ATGTGTGGCATCGTGGGAATGTACAACAAAACCGGGCAGCCGGTTGACCAAAATGTGTTGGAGCGCATGCACGCGCAGATCGTACACCGCGGCCCGGACGATGCGGGCATGCATTTTGAAGGGCCGGTCGGGCTTGGGTTCCGCCGCTTGTCGATCATCGACCTGGAAGGCGGACATCAGCCGATGCCCAACGAGGACGGCACCGTCTGGATCTCCTTTAACGGCGAGATCTACAACTACAAGGAGCTGCGCAAAGGGCTGATCGAACGCGGTCACAAGTTCCAGACCGAAGCGGACACCGAAGTTATCGTCCATCTCTATGAAGAAAAGGGCCCGGACTGCGTGAAAGAGCTGCGCGGCATGTTTGCCTTTGCCATCGTCGACACGCGCAACGATCTGGTGCTGGTCGCCCGTGACCATTTCGGGATCAAGCCGTGCTACTACACCGAGACGGACGAGAGCATCGTCTGGGGTTCGGAGATCAAGTCCCTGCTCGAAGCGCCGGGCGTCGCCCGCGAAGTCAACCCGGAGTCGTTCTGGAACTATCTGACCTTCCAGTACGCACCCGACCCGCTGACGATGTTCAAAGGCATCCACAAGTTGCCGGCCGCGCACTACATGGTGATCAAAGGCGGCAAGATCAAAGAGATCACCCGCTACTGGGACCTCAAGTTCGAGCCGGAAGACCGCCCGCTGTCCTATTACATCGAAGGCACACAGGAGATCCTCCGCAACTCGGTCAAAGCACATATGAACTCCGAAGTGCCGCGTGGCGCGTTCCTCTCCTCCGGCGTCGACTCTTCGACGATCGTCTCGCTGCTCAAAGAGCTGGAGCAGGTCAAGACGTTCACCGTCGGCTTTGAAGGCGCAGGCGGCCAGTCGGAGATCGCCTATGCCCGCGAGACGGCGAACATTCTCGGCACCGAGCACCGCGACACGATCATCACGGCCAAGGAATACCTCGACGTGCTGCCGCGCCTGATGTTTCACCAAGATGAGCCGGTGGCCGACCCGTCGGCGATCGCGCTCTATTTCGTCGCGGAGCTGGCGAGCCGCTATATCACCGTGGTCCTGTCCGGCGAAGGGGCGGACGAAGTGTTTGGCGGCTACACGATCTATCGCGAACCGTTGTCCCTGAAAATGTTCGACTACCTGCCGATGTCGATGCGCCGCACGCTCGGTTCGATGGCCGAAAAGTTTCCGGAAGGCATGAAAGGCCGCTCCTTCCTCATGCGTGGCGGCAAGACGTTGCAGGAGCGCTTCGTCGGCAATGCGTTCATCTTCGGCGAGCAGATGAAAGAGGAATTCGTGCGGCTGAACCCGGAGCAGATGGGCCTGCGCCGCTATCTCGACGTCACTCAGCCGTACTATGACCGTGCGGCCCGATACGACGATGTGACCAAAATGCAGTATATCGACTTCCACACCTGGCTGCCGGGCGACATCCTGATGAAAGCGGACAAGATGACGATGGCGAACTCGCTGGAGCTGCGCGTTCCGTTCCTCGACAAAGAGGTGTTCGAGTTTGCCGCGAAGATTCCGGCTCAGTACCGCACGATGAACGGCACGACCAAATATGTGCTGCGCGAAGCGGTGCGTGACATTCTGCCGAAAGAGGTGGCGGAACGGCCGAAGCTCGGCTTCCCGGTGCCTACTCGCCACTGGCTGAAAAAAGAGCACTACCAGTGGGCGCGCGAACTGATCGATGCGAGCCCGATCGACCACCTGATCAACAAACAGTACGTCATGCAATTGCTCGAAGATCACAAAAACGGCGTCCGCGACAACGCGCGCAAAGTTTGGACGATCCTCGTCTTCATGATGTGGCACCAGATCTACGTCGAGCGCTCGGTGACGATCACGCCGCAAGTGCCGCCGACCGTCAAGACGCGCCGCGAGCAAAACGCACCGCTTGCCGCGTACTAA
- a CDS encoding YqhG family protein: MENQQEIQDFCRRYFEAVGAPILVDQEDFLQVELPREIDKELTDRPYYWMYVEAMGQEVPNSVISLAFDPDLEIEGVEKLEFVTLGSFRLNKIIESAQKRGRITRAYQKVSAKPLAPYLMTTFKLSFIADRRRDEIVSYGVHLGNGSVVRDLYDRVEKLAFGAAPSMGMMIQPAALSLPAGYQRLKECLVAEIEGLDHSWAVEAEAHLAQELEQLETYYESLGLVHADEVKSEDEKEKKAALYAAERELRIAELKWRCAPRVQIEPFHFGLLYVADDAVRNTSTGKRLSM, encoded by the coding sequence GTGGAGAATCAACAGGAGATTCAGGATTTTTGCCGGCGGTATTTTGAGGCGGTGGGTGCCCCGATCTTGGTGGATCAGGAGGATTTTTTGCAGGTGGAGTTGCCGCGGGAGATCGATAAGGAATTGACCGATCGGCCCTATTATTGGATGTATGTGGAGGCGATGGGCCAGGAGGTGCCGAATTCGGTGATTTCCCTGGCGTTTGATCCTGACCTGGAAATCGAAGGCGTCGAGAAGCTGGAGTTTGTGACGCTGGGGAGCTTTCGGCTGAATAAGATCATCGAATCGGCGCAAAAGCGCGGACGCATCACCCGCGCGTACCAGAAGGTCAGCGCGAAACCGTTGGCGCCTTACTTGATGACGACGTTTAAGCTGTCGTTTATCGCCGATCGGCGGCGGGATGAGATCGTGTCGTATGGGGTTCATTTGGGGAACGGCTCGGTGGTGCGGGACTTATACGATCGGGTGGAAAAGCTGGCGTTTGGCGCTGCGCCGAGTATGGGGATGATGATTCAACCCGCAGCCCTGTCGCTTCCAGCAGGGTATCAGCGGTTGAAGGAATGTCTGGTCGCAGAGATCGAAGGTCTCGACCACTCGTGGGCCGTGGAAGCGGAGGCGCACTTGGCGCAGGAGCTGGAACAGCTCGAGACGTATTATGAATCACTTGGCCTCGTCCACGCGGACGAGGTCAAGTCGGAAGATGAAAAAGAGAAAAAGGCTGCGCTGTACGCAGCCGAACGGGAATTGCGGATCGCTGAACTGAAATGGCGCTGTGCCCCTCGCGTGCAGATCGAACCGTTTCATTTTGGCCTGCTCTATGTTGCGGATGATGCGGTCAGGAATACATCGACCGGGAAGCGGCTGTCGATGTAG
- a CDS encoding prepilin-type N-terminal cleavage/methylation domain-containing protein has protein sequence MNRRGRPIIHDQRGITLLELVMSLAIAGLLLPVLAAWFIALAAQWSDVSERIEVRQRTSVLLHRVGAEVREGSHFSPQINGIAFRNGEGRLIRYQLTAGGLLLRDEDGVGSTVIGSKITDCRFTTEREGGLLTIHLDGITQTWAGRGSVR, from the coding sequence GTGAACAGACGTGGGCGACCTATCATCCATGATCAGCGCGGGATCACATTGTTGGAGCTGGTGATGTCGCTCGCCATCGCCGGGTTGCTGCTCCCCGTGCTGGCCGCGTGGTTCATCGCCTTGGCCGCCCAATGGAGCGATGTGAGCGAGCGAATCGAAGTGCGTCAGAGGACCTCTGTCCTGCTGCACCGAGTGGGTGCCGAGGTGCGCGAAGGCAGCCATTTTTCCCCGCAGATCAACGGCATAGCGTTCCGAAACGGAGAAGGGCGCCTGATCCGCTACCAGCTCACCGCCGGCGGACTGCTCCTGCGAGACGAAGACGGGGTGGGCTCCACCGTCATCGGTTCCAAGATCACCGATTGCCGTTTCACGACCGAGCGCGAAGGCGGGCTGCTGACCATCCACCTCGACGGCATCACCCAGACCTGGGCGGGGAGGGGGAGCGTCCGATGA
- a CDS encoding phosphate/phosphite/phosphonate ABC transporter substrate-binding protein: MFKKTFAVGMTLALAATIVGCGSDEKEKGGDQAAKTEKDPEKLIVGFIPSQNAENLSAKAKPMGDLLSKELGIPVEVQVTTNFNGLVEGMAAKKVDVGFLNPINYVFAHDQKKAVKVLLQTERNGSPSYRSMFVKRADDTTLNKVEDVKGKKIAFVDAASAAGYIYPAVMLKGVNINPETDVKPILAGGHDKALMALVRGDVDVATVFEDARTVITKEVPDAMTKLTPFAYSEAIPNDTVSIRNGFSDAFNKKVADAFIAIMKTDEGKKIGKEIYSFDNLVPSDDKNFDPVRKAIEVMGIKPE; this comes from the coding sequence ATGTTCAAAAAGACTTTTGCAGTTGGTATGACTTTGGCTTTGGCAGCAACCATCGTAGGCTGCGGTTCCGATGAGAAAGAAAAAGGCGGCGATCAAGCTGCGAAAACCGAAAAAGACCCGGAGAAACTGATCGTAGGTTTCATTCCGTCCCAAAACGCAGAGAACCTGTCTGCAAAAGCAAAGCCGATGGGCGACCTGCTCTCCAAAGAGCTGGGCATTCCGGTAGAAGTACAAGTTACCACCAACTTCAACGGTCTGGTTGAAGGTATGGCAGCGAAGAAAGTTGACGTCGGCTTCCTGAACCCGATCAACTACGTATTCGCACACGACCAAAAGAAAGCAGTTAAAGTACTGCTGCAAACCGAGCGTAACGGTTCTCCGTCCTACCGCTCCATGTTCGTAAAACGTGCTGACGACACCACCCTCAACAAGGTCGAAGACGTAAAAGGCAAGAAAATTGCATTCGTCGACGCAGCTTCCGCAGCAGGTTACATCTACCCGGCAGTTATGCTGAAAGGTGTAAACATCAACCCGGAAACCGACGTGAAGCCGATTCTCGCAGGCGGCCACGACAAAGCGCTGATGGCGCTGGTTCGCGGTGACGTAGACGTAGCGACCGTCTTCGAAGACGCTCGTACCGTCATCACCAAAGAAGTTCCGGATGCAATGACCAAGCTGACTCCGTTCGCTTACTCCGAAGCGATCCCGAACGACACCGTTTCCATCCGCAACGGTTTCTCGGATGCATTCAACAAGAAAGTTGCAGACGCTTTCATCGCGATCATGAAGACCGACGAAGGTAAAAAGATCGGTAAAGAAATCTACTCCTTCGACAACCTCGTTCCGTCCGACGACAAGAACTTCGACCCGGTTCGCAAAGCGATCGAAGTTATGGGCATCAAGCCGGAGTAA
- a CDS encoding type II secretion system protein, which produces MMSQNEQGFTLIESLCAVVITSLTVLLAATLWQTSLASERQSALQTELTRQATAKLERLRAETHVVPRDDTFHLESQGSQITEQITILPEGGLYRVTLTYTWQERGRTREQTWATYHP; this is translated from the coding sequence ATGATGTCCCAAAACGAACAGGGTTTCACTTTGATCGAGTCGCTGTGTGCCGTGGTGATCACGTCGCTTACCGTGCTGCTCGCGGCAACGCTCTGGCAAACCAGCCTTGCCAGCGAGCGGCAGTCTGCCTTACAGACCGAACTGACCCGGCAAGCGACCGCCAAACTCGAGCGCTTGCGAGCAGAAACGCATGTCGTACCCCGTGACGACACTTTCCATCTGGAAAGCCAAGGCAGCCAGATCACCGAGCAGATCACGATCCTTCCCGAGGGTGGTTTGTATCGGGTTACTCTCACCTACACGTGGCAGGAGAGGGGGCGGACCCGTGAACAGACGTGGGCGACCTATCATCCATGA
- a CDS encoding M4 family metallopeptidase, producing MSGKLSSRAVRSDADAVAVLEENRDLFHLDSAQLELTPFATIRDEYGQAFKFRQTYKGVPVFGNELIVHTDAAGAVTSINGYYDPVLKIKGMKVKPSLSANQAMTRAKQALKVADAAPFDLQEANLAVYEASEGKYHLVYLVTLSTLEGTPVYADVFVDAHDGSVIDVISKLEPVAAVAAATGVLDDAKTVNTDLLAGLYYLSDTTKPMFATGGKIDTYSANYGLSLPGTLISNTDNVWTDKAAVDAHYYAGLVYDYYYREHGRNSYDNNGATIKSTVHYSANYNNAFWNGSQMVYGDGDGKNYLAFSGALDVVGHELTHAVTTKTAGLIYQDQSGALSESFSDVFGELIENKPNNNWLVGEAIVTPGVEGDAMRSLANPEAYSHPDHMSKYVYTSADNGAVHTNSGIPNKAFYNVVTAPGMTQQKAGKVWYRALTQYLTSKSIFNDARNATRQAAIDLYGAGSAEVAAVVNAWESVGVNDATGDPFEPNNSMESAYAPMISDTTYNGRITSATDEDWFKFSPSANGSVTVVLNNMAYDYDLAVYDANSNLIGQSMNRGNAAETVAFSGTAGANYYVKVVGYNGAQSSTSVYTLKATFPTVTTNKWFYETLPMDTPHPYPVNYNNRYQHTYKKQGAQKVALHFSRFETEHTYDYVQIRDKNDLTIYTYTGTLAGFWVTLDGDEASAILFSDSSVTAFGYTIDQVAYYNPTAIVSPGVLAGEVRTTFEHPIEE from the coding sequence GTGTCTGGCAAGCTTTCTTCCCGTGCGGTGCGCTCTGACGCAGATGCGGTGGCCGTATTGGAGGAGAATCGCGATCTGTTTCACTTGGATTCGGCGCAGCTGGAGCTGACACCGTTTGCGACGATTCGGGACGAGTATGGACAAGCTTTTAAATTCCGTCAAACGTATAAAGGCGTGCCGGTGTTCGGGAATGAGCTGATCGTGCATACGGATGCTGCCGGCGCGGTCACGTCGATCAACGGGTACTATGACCCGGTGCTGAAGATTAAAGGCATGAAGGTAAAACCTTCGCTGTCTGCCAATCAGGCGATGACGCGGGCGAAGCAGGCCTTGAAGGTCGCCGATGCGGCGCCGTTCGATCTTCAGGAGGCAAACTTGGCAGTCTATGAGGCAAGCGAAGGCAAGTATCACCTCGTCTATCTGGTGACGCTGTCGACGTTGGAAGGCACGCCGGTGTATGCGGATGTGTTTGTCGATGCGCATGACGGTTCGGTTATCGATGTGATCTCGAAGCTGGAACCGGTGGCGGCGGTTGCAGCGGCGACAGGTGTGCTGGATGATGCGAAGACGGTGAACACCGATCTGCTGGCGGGCTTGTATTACTTAAGCGACACAACGAAGCCGATGTTTGCGACGGGCGGCAAGATCGACACGTATTCGGCCAACTACGGCTTGTCATTGCCGGGCACGCTGATTTCCAATACGGACAACGTCTGGACGGACAAAGCGGCTGTGGATGCGCACTATTATGCAGGGCTGGTCTATGACTACTACTATCGCGAGCATGGTCGCAATTCGTATGACAACAATGGCGCGACGATCAAGTCTACGGTGCATTACAGCGCGAACTACAACAACGCGTTCTGGAACGGCAGCCAGATGGTGTACGGGGATGGTGACGGGAAGAATTACCTGGCGTTCTCCGGCGCGCTCGATGTGGTCGGTCATGAGCTGACGCATGCGGTGACAACGAAGACGGCCGGGCTGATCTATCAGGACCAGTCGGGGGCGCTCAGCGAATCATTTTCAGATGTGTTTGGCGAATTGATTGAGAACAAGCCGAACAACAACTGGCTGGTCGGCGAAGCGATCGTGACTCCCGGTGTGGAAGGAGACGCAATGCGCTCGCTGGCAAATCCGGAGGCGTACAGTCATCCGGATCATATGTCGAAATATGTGTATACGTCGGCCGACAACGGTGCGGTGCACACGAACTCGGGAATTCCGAACAAAGCGTTTTATAATGTTGTGACCGCGCCGGGTATGACACAGCAAAAGGCGGGCAAAGTGTGGTATCGGGCGTTGACGCAGTATTTGACTTCGAAGTCGATCTTTAATGATGCGCGCAATGCGACGCGTCAGGCGGCGATCGATCTGTACGGTGCGGGATCGGCAGAAGTGGCTGCGGTGGTGAATGCGTGGGAAAGCGTGGGTGTGAATGACGCGACGGGCGACCCGTTTGAGCCGAACAACTCGATGGAATCGGCGTACGCACCGATGATTTCGGACACGACGTACAATGGGCGTATCACGTCGGCGACCGATGAGGACTGGTTTAAGTTCTCGCCGAGCGCAAACGGCAGTGTGACAGTCGTGTTGAACAATATGGCGTATGATTATGATCTTGCTGTGTATGATGCGAATTCGAATCTGATCGGCCAGTCGATGAACCGCGGAAATGCGGCGGAGACGGTGGCGTTTAGCGGGACGGCCGGGGCGAACTATTATGTGAAAGTTGTGGGCTATAACGGGGCGCAGAGCTCGACGTCGGTGTACACTCTGAAAGCGACGTTCCCGACGGTGACGACGAACAAGTGGTTCTATGAGACGCTGCCGATGGATACGCCGCATCCTTATCCGGTGAACTATAACAACCGTTATCAGCATACGTACAAGAAGCAAGGTGCGCAGAAGGTGGCACTGCACTTCTCGCGTTTTGAGACGGAACATACGTATGACTATGTGCAGATTCGTGATAAGAATGACTTGACGATTTATACGTATACCGGGACGTTGGCCGGTTTCTGGGTGACGCTGGATGGCGATGAGGCTTCGGCGATTTTGTTTAGTGACAGCTCGGTGACGGCGTTTGGGTATACGATTGATCAGGTGGCTTATTATAATCCGACGGCGATTGTGAGTCCGGGAGTGTTGGCTGGTGAGGTGCGGACGACGTTTGAGCACCCGATTGAGGAGTAA